The sequence TATACAAAGCATTATCAGTATTCATATCTTTCTTGAGTACATTTAATATATAACTACCCTTTACACAACTGTTTACTTTTCTTTTCAACTTAAATAATAGCTTATTTATAAAATCTACTATTTTCTTATACAATAAATATATATAGCTATTTTTTATAATACTATTTTCATTTGTGAAAAAATTACAAACTTTCGAGCCTTTACATCCTTTTTTAAGCCATAATACTATCTTATCTACTACTAATTTCAAAATACTGTATTTGTATAAGCTTGCAAATACATCCTTTGTTTTAACCAGAAGATTAATTGTATAACTATTATACAATTTTACCAGCCCCTATTTATTATTTTCGTCTATTTTTAATACTGTACCAAACACAGCTATTTTTTTATTTTTCAATCTAAACTGAGAACCGATTCTTGTATGCTCTCCTCCAACTACAACTAATGAATCACTAATAGCTGCATCTGATTCTACTTCCAAGAAAACATTGAATTTTTCAGGCACATCTGCAAGTACAACTTTTCCTTCAGAAGTTGCTACTGCTTCTTTATATGGAAGAACTTCTATTTTTTTTATCTGTCCAAAATAGTTTCCTCTATCGTAATGGAATAATTTATCTTCTTCTTGCATTCCATCTACAGTTGCTTGTCTAACTCCACTTACTTCAACTGATAAAGTTACTTTTTGCGTGTTACTTCCCCCTAAAGAAGTTGGTCTGTTTTTCAGTTTATATCCTACTCCACCTACTGCTAATACTATAATTAACAATACTAACAAATCTATAACGTTTATTAAGCCAAACAACTTGCCCTTATTATCTATTATCTTCATTTTTATCCTCCTTGATTACTTATTCTTTTTTAATTTCAACCCAGATTATTCAAAGAAAATTATGAGCAGTGAACCCAAATCTGGATTTGGTGTGAATCGCTTACTCCTATGAAGTACTGAATAGGAGATTCATTAATGAGGTACTTCTGATTACAAGATATCCATTAAATTTTCGATACCAATTCGGTATGCCTTCAAATTTACTAAAATCTTCTAATTTAGAAGCTTACAACATATTATTCAAAGTTATATGAATAATCAGGGTTTAATAATATCCTCATATATTTTGCAATGATCTAATGCCATTTTATTAAGTGAGAATTGATTTTTAACTATTTCATAAAGATTATTTCCCATTTCAGATGTTTTTTCATCATTATTTAACATTTCTTTTAAATAATCAGCTAACATTTGACTATTTCCAACTTCAAAAAGATAACCATTGATTCCATTGTCTACTAAATCTTCAAGTCCTCCGACATTTGTACTGACTATTGGTTTCTTTAACTTAGCTCCTTCTAATATTACATAAGGAAAACTTTCACTCTTTGATGTTAAAACATTTATATCTAATACGTTAAAAAACGAATAAGGCTGATTAACAAAACCTAAAAACTTAGTATTATGATCAATGCCTAATTTAGTCGAATGATCTTTAAGTCTTTTACATTCATCTCCTTCACCAGCTATTAAAAATATAACATCTTTTCTTTCGTCTAACACAATTTTTGCTGCATTCAATAATGTAATAATATCTTTATTTGTATCAAGTCTAGCTGCTATTCCTACTATTTTTTCATTTTTATAGTCCACCCTATATTTTTCCAAAAATTTGTTTTTTGGTATTATGTCAAATGTATTTTCAAAATCTATACCATTATATACAATAAAAATTTTGTTAGCTTTAAATCCTCTTTCACAAAGCATATTTTTAAAACTACTTGAAACTGCTATATAATAATTAAAACATTTTAATGCTGTTTTATTTAAAAAAGTATATATTAATCGCTTGTACACATTATCTTTAAAATCAAGCTTATAATCACTATGTATAGTAGTAACCATTGGCTTTTTTATATATAGCTTCAATAGCATAGCTATAAAATTTGCTCTTGCACCATGACAATGAATAATATCATAACCTTCATTTTCAATAATATTTATAAGCTTTTTAACAACTGATAGATCGTATCTCTTTTTTTGTTTTATTACTTGTATATTTATACCTAATGCTTTACCTTCAGTATAAAAAGTATCTTCTAAAAAGCATACTATCTTTGCCTCAACATACTTATTTAACTCTTTTACTAAGGATAACACATGAGTTTTAGCTCCTCCCGTGTCTCCTCCACTTATCAAATGAAGTATTTTCATAGTTTATTTGCTCGTTAAGAGCCACCCTCCTTCCATGCTCAGGTTATCTCAATAATTATACCACATCTACTAT comes from Abyssisolibacter fermentans and encodes:
- a CDS encoding DUF4330 domain-containing protein yields the protein MKIIDNKGKLFGLINVIDLLVLLIIVLAVGGVGYKLKNRPTSLGGSNTQKVTLSVEVSGVRQATVDGMQEEDKLFHYDRGNYFGQIKKIEVLPYKEAVATSEGKVVLADVPEKFNVFLEVESDAAISDSLVVVGGEHTRIGSQFRLKNKKIAVFGTVLKIDENNK
- a CDS encoding glycosyltransferase, with the translated sequence MKILHLISGGDTGGAKTHVLSLVKELNKYVEAKIVCFLEDTFYTEGKALGINIQVIKQKKRYDLSVVKKLINIIENEGYDIIHCHGARANFIAMLLKLYIKKPMVTTIHSDYKLDFKDNVYKRLIYTFLNKTALKCFNYYIAVSSSFKNMLCERGFKANKIFIVYNGIDFENTFDIIPKNKFLEKYRVDYKNEKIVGIAARLDTNKDIITLLNAAKIVLDERKDVIFLIAGEGDECKRLKDHSTKLGIDHNTKFLGFVNQPYSFFNVLDINVLTSKSESFPYVILEGAKLKKPIVSTNVGGLEDLVDNGINGYLFEVGNSQMLADYLKEMLNNDEKTSEMGNNLYEIVKNQFSLNKMALDHCKIYEDIIKP